In Lagenorhynchus albirostris chromosome 14, mLagAlb1.1, whole genome shotgun sequence, one DNA window encodes the following:
- the RAB27B gene encoding ras-related protein Rab-27B isoform X2, producing MANHFANLKSGKYIKYLVGDGVIQRPTKTITMTDGDYDYLIKLLALGDSGVGKTTFLYRYTDNKFNPKFITTVGIDFREKRVVYNSQGPNGSTGKAVKVHLQLWDTAGQERFRSLTTAFFRDAMGFLLMFDLTSQQSFLNVRNWMSQLQANAYCENPDIVLIGNKADLSDQREVNERQARDLADKYSIPYFETSAATGQNVEKAVETLLDLIMKRMEQCVEKTQVPDTVNGGSSGKLDGDKPAEKKCAC from the exons ATGGCAAATCATTTTGCTAACCTCAAGAGTGGAAAGTACATCAAGTATTTAGTGGGTGATGGTGTAATTCAAAG GCCCACCAAGACCATCACTATGACCGATGGGGACTATGATTATCTGATCAAACTCCTGGCCCTTGGAGATTCGGGGGTGGGGAAGACGACATTTCTTTATCGCTACACAGACAATAAATTCAATCCCAAGTTCATCACGACAGTAGGGATAGACTTTCGGGAAAAACGTGTG GTTTATAACTCACAGGGACCAAATGGGTCAACAGGGAAAGCAGTTAAGGTACATCTTCAGCTTTGGGACACAGCAGGACAAGAGAG ATTCCGGAGCCTCACCACTGCGTTTTTCAGAGACGCCATGGGTTTCTTATTAATGTTTGACCTCACCAGTCAACAGAGCTTCTTAAATGTCAGAAACTGGATGA GCCAACTGCAAGCAAATGCTTATTGTGAAAATCCAGATATAGTATTAATTGGCAACAAGGCGGACCTGTCAGACCAGAGAGAAGTCAACGAACGGCAAGCCCGGGACCTGGCTGACAAATACAG CATACCATATTTTGAAACAAGTGCAGCGACTGGCCAGAATGTGGAAAAGGCTGTGGAAACCCTTCTGGACTTAATAATGAAACGAATGGAACAGTGTGTAGAGAAGACGCAAGTCCCTGACACTGTCAATGGTGGTAGTTCTGGGAA
- the RAB27B gene encoding ras-related protein Rab-27B isoform X3: MPTKTITMTDGDYDYLIKLLALGDSGVGKTTFLYRYTDNKFNPKFITTVGIDFREKRVVYNSQGPNGSTGKAVKVHLQLWDTAGQERFRSLTTAFFRDAMGFLLMFDLTSQQSFLNVRNWMSQLQANAYCENPDIVLIGNKADLSDQREVNERQARDLADKYSIPYFETSAATGQNVEKAVETLLDLIMKRMEQCVEKTQVPDTVNGGSSGKLDGDKPAEKKCAC, encoded by the exons GCCCACCAAGACCATCACTATGACCGATGGGGACTATGATTATCTGATCAAACTCCTGGCCCTTGGAGATTCGGGGGTGGGGAAGACGACATTTCTTTATCGCTACACAGACAATAAATTCAATCCCAAGTTCATCACGACAGTAGGGATAGACTTTCGGGAAAAACGTGTG GTTTATAACTCACAGGGACCAAATGGGTCAACAGGGAAAGCAGTTAAGGTACATCTTCAGCTTTGGGACACAGCAGGACAAGAGAG ATTCCGGAGCCTCACCACTGCGTTTTTCAGAGACGCCATGGGTTTCTTATTAATGTTTGACCTCACCAGTCAACAGAGCTTCTTAAATGTCAGAAACTGGATGA GCCAACTGCAAGCAAATGCTTATTGTGAAAATCCAGATATAGTATTAATTGGCAACAAGGCGGACCTGTCAGACCAGAGAGAAGTCAACGAACGGCAAGCCCGGGACCTGGCTGACAAATACAG CATACCATATTTTGAAACAAGTGCAGCGACTGGCCAGAATGTGGAAAAGGCTGTGGAAACCCTTCTGGACTTAATAATGAAACGAATGGAACAGTGTGTAGAGAAGACGCAAGTCCCTGACACTGTCAATGGTGGTAGTTCTGGGAA
- the RAB27B gene encoding ras-related protein Rab-27B isoform X4, whose amino-acid sequence MTDGDYDYLIKLLALGDSGVGKTTFLYRYTDNKFNPKFITTVGIDFREKRVVYNSQGPNGSTGKAVKVHLQLWDTAGQERFRSLTTAFFRDAMGFLLMFDLTSQQSFLNVRNWMSQLQANAYCENPDIVLIGNKADLSDQREVNERQARDLADKYSIPYFETSAATGQNVEKAVETLLDLIMKRMEQCVEKTQVPDTVNGGSSGKLDGDKPAEKKCAC is encoded by the exons ATGACCGATGGGGACTATGATTATCTGATCAAACTCCTGGCCCTTGGAGATTCGGGGGTGGGGAAGACGACATTTCTTTATCGCTACACAGACAATAAATTCAATCCCAAGTTCATCACGACAGTAGGGATAGACTTTCGGGAAAAACGTGTG GTTTATAACTCACAGGGACCAAATGGGTCAACAGGGAAAGCAGTTAAGGTACATCTTCAGCTTTGGGACACAGCAGGACAAGAGAG ATTCCGGAGCCTCACCACTGCGTTTTTCAGAGACGCCATGGGTTTCTTATTAATGTTTGACCTCACCAGTCAACAGAGCTTCTTAAATGTCAGAAACTGGATGA GCCAACTGCAAGCAAATGCTTATTGTGAAAATCCAGATATAGTATTAATTGGCAACAAGGCGGACCTGTCAGACCAGAGAGAAGTCAACGAACGGCAAGCCCGGGACCTGGCTGACAAATACAG CATACCATATTTTGAAACAAGTGCAGCGACTGGCCAGAATGTGGAAAAGGCTGTGGAAACCCTTCTGGACTTAATAATGAAACGAATGGAACAGTGTGTAGAGAAGACGCAAGTCCCTGACACTGTCAATGGTGGTAGTTCTGGGAA
- the RAB27B gene encoding ras-related protein Rab-27B isoform X6 — translation MANHFANLKSGKYIKYLVGDGVIQRPTKTITMTDGDYDYLIKLLALGDSGVGKTTFLYRYTDNKFNPKFITTVGIDFREKRVVYNSQGPNGSTGKAVKVHLQLWDTAGQERFRSLTTAFFRDAMGFLLMFDLTSQQSFLNVRNWMSQLQANAYCENPDIVLIGNKADLSDQREVNERQARDLADKYRKSILRSHSSQQCSKELTSCP, via the exons ATGGCAAATCATTTTGCTAACCTCAAGAGTGGAAAGTACATCAAGTATTTAGTGGGTGATGGTGTAATTCAAAG GCCCACCAAGACCATCACTATGACCGATGGGGACTATGATTATCTGATCAAACTCCTGGCCCTTGGAGATTCGGGGGTGGGGAAGACGACATTTCTTTATCGCTACACAGACAATAAATTCAATCCCAAGTTCATCACGACAGTAGGGATAGACTTTCGGGAAAAACGTGTG GTTTATAACTCACAGGGACCAAATGGGTCAACAGGGAAAGCAGTTAAGGTACATCTTCAGCTTTGGGACACAGCAGGACAAGAGAG ATTCCGGAGCCTCACCACTGCGTTTTTCAGAGACGCCATGGGTTTCTTATTAATGTTTGACCTCACCAGTCAACAGAGCTTCTTAAATGTCAGAAACTGGATGA GCCAACTGCAAGCAAATGCTTATTGTGAAAATCCAGATATAGTATTAATTGGCAACAAGGCGGACCTGTCAGACCAGAGAGAAGTCAACGAACGGCAAGCCCGGGACCTGGCTGACAAATACAG
- the RAB27B gene encoding ras-related protein Rab-27B isoform X7 has protein sequence MANHFANLKSGKYIKYLVGDGVIQRPTKTITMTDGDYDYLIKLLALGDSGVGKTTFLYRYTDNKFNPKFITTVGIDFREKRVVYNSQGPNGSTGKAVKVHLQLWDTAGQERFRSLTTAFFRDAMGFLLMFDLTSQQSFLNVRNWMSQLQANAYCENPDIVLIGNKADLSDQREVNERQARDLADKYRSYRCFTLYLERHEASFLRKC, from the exons ATGGCAAATCATTTTGCTAACCTCAAGAGTGGAAAGTACATCAAGTATTTAGTGGGTGATGGTGTAATTCAAAG GCCCACCAAGACCATCACTATGACCGATGGGGACTATGATTATCTGATCAAACTCCTGGCCCTTGGAGATTCGGGGGTGGGGAAGACGACATTTCTTTATCGCTACACAGACAATAAATTCAATCCCAAGTTCATCACGACAGTAGGGATAGACTTTCGGGAAAAACGTGTG GTTTATAACTCACAGGGACCAAATGGGTCAACAGGGAAAGCAGTTAAGGTACATCTTCAGCTTTGGGACACAGCAGGACAAGAGAG ATTCCGGAGCCTCACCACTGCGTTTTTCAGAGACGCCATGGGTTTCTTATTAATGTTTGACCTCACCAGTCAACAGAGCTTCTTAAATGTCAGAAACTGGATGA GCCAACTGCAAGCAAATGCTTATTGTGAAAATCCAGATATAGTATTAATTGGCAACAAGGCGGACCTGTCAGACCAGAGAGAAGTCAACGAACGGCAAGCCCGGGACCTGGCTGACAAATACAG